The following is a genomic window from Paenibacillus sp. FSL R5-0766.
TCCAATACCTGCTCCAGTTCTGTTCGATCATGGACTTCAATCAAGGCATCCAGCCCCAAACTTTTGGCGAATTCCAGATATTGACGAATCTGTTCAGGTGTCAGAATACTGGCAATCAGCAATACCGCGTCCGCACCCAGCAATCTTGCCTCGGCAATCTGTCGTTCATCTATAATAAAATCCTTGCGCAATAGCGGAATGTTCACCGCTTGATGAATCGCCTGCAAGTACTCATTGCTCCCTTGAAAATACGACACATCTGTTAATACGGAGATGCAGTCTGCACCTGCTCGTTCATAAGCGGCAGCAATCTCTACCGGATGAAAATCCGGACGGATCAACCCTTTGGACGGCGAAGCCTTCTTCACTTCAGCAATAAGGCCGAGTTTGCGATTGCGTCCGCTTGATAGTGCTTTTTCAAACCCCCGGGTTGCAGGTAGTTGTTCGATTTTTTGGATAGCTTCATCCATGCGAAATGTCTGTGCCAGAACTTCAACTTCTTTATGTTTGGTTGCAACGATTCGATCAAGATACATGACTGTACGCCTCCGTTGTATGAATTAACTGTTCAAGCTTCCCGGCAGCTTTGCCCGAATCTACCGCTTCTGCGGCAAGTGTCACCCCTTCAGCAATGCTATCTGCAAGACCGGATACATAGATGCACGCTCCGGCGTTCAACAGAACGACATCGCGATAGGCACTCTGCTCACCCTGGAAGATCCTCTTAATAATTTCGGCATTCTGTGCCGCATCTCCTCCAAGCACCGCTTCGAGCGGATGCAGAGACAAACCCATATCACGTGGATCAATATCGTAGGTGTGCACTTCACCATTGCGAAGTTCAGATACCTGAGTTGGTGCCGAGATACTGATTTCATCCAGACCATCATGGCTGGCCACAACCAACGCTCTTTTGAGACCAAGACGATTCAGTACTTCAGCAATCATCGGCGTCCGGGAACGATCATACAGGCCAAGCAATTGGCGATCTGCTCCCGCAGGATTCGTTAAAGGTCCGAGCATGTTGAAAATGGTACGAACACCCAGCTCTTTTCTTGGTCCTGCCGCATGTCGCATGGAAGGGTGATATACTTGGGCAAAACAGAAGCAGATTCCGATATCATCCAGACATTGTCTGGCCTGCTCCCCGTTCAGATGGATATTTACACCGAGTGCCTCTAATACATCTGCACTACCCGCTTTGCCTGAAGCTGAACGGTTGCCATGTTTGGCGACCCGAACCGAGACGGCCGAAGCAATAATGGCGGATGCTGTGGAAATGTTGAATTTGTGAATACCCGATCCACCTGTTCCACACGTGTCCAGCAAGCCGCTGCCATCCGTTAGAATCCGTCCACCCTGACCACGCATGGCTTCAGCAAAACCGGTGATCTCATCCACCGTTTCCCCCTTCATCCGCAGCGCCATCAGCAAACCTCCGATTTGAGCCGGCGTTGCCTCACCTCTCATAATCGAGTACATCAAATCTCTTGCTTCGGCTTGCTCCAGATGGCTGCCCTCCAAAATCTTCGCCAGGCCATTCTTCATGCCTTCCTCACGAGTAATCTCAGCAATGGGGGTTACAGGGTTCTCATTCATTATTGGGTTTATGTTCATCTCCGGTCTCTCCTCTCTCAGTTCTTAGCGGCCGCTGGTGTGACAAAGTAGTCTGCATTCGCCAGTCTCAACGTGCTGTCCTTTTCTTTGGCAGGAAACATTGCTTCTGCTGTTCGAATCGCTTTGAGCAACGCTTTAGCTTTGTTAACCGTTTCCTCATATTCATTCTCAGGTACAGAATCCCATACGATTCCCGCTCCGGCCTGTACATAAGCTTTTCCTTTTTTGAAAATAATCGTACGAATCGTAATACAGGAATCCATGTTACCCGAGAATCCGAGGTATCCGATCGCTCCTGCATATGCACCCCGTGCCTCTTTCTCCAGTTCTGCGATAATCTCCATCGCACGCAATTTCGGTGCACCGGATACGGTACCCGCAGGCAAACATGAGAGGAATGCATCGAAGAAATCCTTGTCGTCTCTAAGCTCGCCGGTAACGTTGGACACCATATGCATAACGTGAGAATACCGTTCAATCTCCATGAACATGTCACACTTCACACTGCCGAAGCTGGATACCCGGCCCAGATCGTTACGACCCAGATCAACCAGCATCAGATGCTCCGCGCGTTCCTTCTCATCCTGGAGCAGATCAGCAGCGAGTGCACGATCTTCCGCTTCTGTTGCCCCCCTTGGACGTGTACCTGCAATCGGTCGTGTCTCCACACGATTCCCGTCCACCTTGACCAGCGCTTCAGGCGAAGTACCCACGATAATCTCATCATCCATTTTGAGGTAGTACATATAAGGTGACGGATTCAGGGTCCGGAGCACACGATACACGTGGAGCGGAGAAACTTCCGTATCAATGTGGAAACGCTGGGACAATACCACTTGAAAAATATCACCTGCGCGAATGTAATCTTTGGCTTGTTCCACATTACCGATAAATTGCTCCTTCGTGAGGTTGGAGCGAATATCCCCCAGTTCCACGTCTCCCGGAATGGAACGCGGATTCAGGTTCTCCCCTGGTCCTTGCTGCTGCAAACGTTCTGCGGTCTGCTCCAGCTTCTCCGAAGTCACTGCATACGCTTGACGTATCTCGTCATCCGTTGCACCGTCCTTGACGTGTACGTTACCAACGAGCAGCATCTGCTGCTTCACATGGTCAAACACGATAATCTGGTCACAGAACATAAAACGAATGTCATCCATATTCAGGTCATCCAGCGCGTGGGCTGGAAGCTTCTCATAATAGGAGAGCAGATCATATCCAAAGAAACCAATTGCCCCACCTGTGAATGGTGGCAGTTCATCATCTTTTGGACTGCGATACTTACGCAGCAGTGCTTTCAGTTCTTCAATCGGTTTGCCTGGCAATTCACGAGTTTCCCCTGCTTCTTCTACAACGATCCGACCCTTCTTGGCCGAAATCATCAGGAACGGATCTGTACCGATGAACGAGTATCTCGCCCATTGGATACCCCCCTCTACACTTTCCAACAGGAATGCACGGTCATTGTCAGCATAACGGCGGAATATTCGAATCGGAGTCTCCATATCTGCCAGAATCCGTTTGACTACCGGAATCAGATTATACTCATTCGACATTTTCAGTACTTGATTAACGTTTGGCGTTATCATCAGATCACGTCCTTTCAGATTTAGGTAAGTTCAACTAAAGATTGTTTACACTGAGCACTTCGATGACAGAACAACCTTCCGATCACTGTTATCCCCAGATTTTTTTGATTCCCTTTCAAAAGGGAAAATCCGGTGATAAATGTGAACGCTCCGCTTCTTCAGGTTATTTCTGTCCTCTCCGTTTTTGTGTAAAAGTTTAGTTGAACTTATAGGGGTAGAAGAAGCAATTCAATATACGAAAAAAACCTCTACCATCAGGTAGAGGTTTGGTTATAAGCTGTATTTAACAGGGTGATGCTTCATAAATAACAAGTCCCTATACTTCGCTCTCGGTTAATTCACAGGTCGCTGAATTGATGCATTTCACATCATTCAATCGGGAAAATAAATTAGTTATAACACTTCAACTACTCATTCCAATATTTCGTAAAATATGGGAGAGTACATTGATTGTGTTTGTACCAAAATATATCAAAACAAGATGTCCTATGACACGTTTGTTTTCCCTGTTCCTGTTACCTATTCCGTAGCACGACGTACCGTGAATCAGTTGACCGGTTTCTGTTGCCCCGGTTACCACCCACTGGACTCTGCTATATACTCCACTAGCTCAGCTGCTCTCAGCTCAATCTCTACTCTACTCAACTGGTTCTCACTATACATCATTATGATCGGTTTGACAACCCACTACTTAAGAGCCAGAAGGTGTTGCCAAATCCGGACGTAATGCCTGTGCACCGTTCAGATACACATGGTTGATTTCATTCTGAGCTTTGTTTGTATTCACATGCACCATGAAACGAATGCACTGCGCCAAGGCACCTTTAACAGGAACCTCCAGTGCACACATCAGTGGTACGAGTTCCCAGCCATCCAGTTGGCGAATAGCTTTTGCCGGAAAAGCAGCATCCAGATCCCCAGTTAACGTAATCCACACACTACAGATATCTTCCGGTTGGATCTCATTGCGATCCACGATCTCCTGCAGCAATACAGCCGTTTCTTTCAAAATCTGTTCTTCGTTGTTCTGCGTGACTGTTGTAGCCCCGCGAATTCCCCGTGTGACCATTGCTGTTATTCTCCCTTCCTGAGCATTTCAATGACGTCCCGAACTGCCGACACAGGTACGTCCTTCACAATTCTTGCAGCCCCAATCCGATCGGGAATGATAAACACCATATGACCTTCACGGAACTTTTTGTCATGCATCATCGCTTCCATTAATGCATCCGTGTCGAGATGAGCAGGCATCGTTGTTGGAAGGCGAAGTGAACGCAACATGCGGACCGTATCTTCATACAGCCCTGCTGGCGCACCAAGCTTCTCACCAAGCAATGCCGATCCAGCCATACCGATGGAAATTGCTTCTCCGTGCAGGAATTCTCCATAACCGGCAATCGCTTCAATGGCATGACCAATCGTATGTCCAAGGTTCAACAATGCACGTTCTCCATTTTCACGCTCGTCTCTGGATACTATCTCTGCCTTGATACCACAACCTCGCTCCAGACCATATCCCAACGCTTCGGGATTGAGCGCTAGCAACTCCTCTGCATGTTCCTCACACCAGTGTGCAAAAGCCGCATCACGGATCAGCCCGTGCTTCAGCATCTCTGACAAACCTGCCGAAACATCTCGTGGTGGCAAGGATTGAAGTGTGTCCACATCATAGAGCACTAGCTCGGGCTGGTGGAACGCACCGATCATATTTTTGGCCAGCGGATGATTGACAGCTACTTTACCGCCCACACTGCTGTCATGCGCCAAAATCGTTGTAGGTACTTGAACAAACTTGATTCCACGCATATATGTAGCGGCAACAAAGCCAGCCAGATCACCTACGACCCCACCACCTAGGGCCAGAATCGCAGAACTCCGATCCAACTTACCTTCGATCGCAACGGTCATCATATCCTGGTACACCGAAAGAGATTTCGATGTTTCACCAGAGGGCACAACCGCCGATACGACTGTATAACCAGCCGTACGTAGCGTTTGCTCCAAACCTGACAAGTATTTGGGAGCCACATTTTCATCTGTAATGATGAGTAGCGGACTTTTTTTGGTCAAGCCATATTGCTCAAAATATTGAGGGGCTTGTGCCAATAGGCCGCTGCCAATCAGAATCGGATATGAGCGTTCCTCCAACTGTACCGTCAGCTGACGCATATTAGTAATTCTCCAGTTGAGCGTTATAACTTGCAACATTGGCACGGATCTCTTCCATGGAATCGCCGCCGAATTTCTCCAGGAATGCTTTGGCAATTTCCCAAGCTACAACATGCTCCATAACCACACTCGCTGCTGGTACAGCACAAGCGTCCGAGCGCTCAACCTGAGCCGTAAATGCTTCTTTTGTATCAATATCAACACTTTGCAGTGGCTTATACAACGTT
Proteins encoded in this region:
- the trpC gene encoding indole-3-glycerol phosphate synthase TrpC, whose product is MYLDRIVATKHKEVEVLAQTFRMDEAIQKIEQLPATRGFEKALSSGRNRKLGLIAEVKKASPSKGLIRPDFHPVEIAAAYERAGADCISVLTDVSYFQGSNEYLQAIHQAVNIPLLRKDFIIDERQIAEARLLGADAVLLIASILTPEQIRQYLEFAKSLGLDALIEVHDRTELEQVLEIPQATLVGINNRNLKTFETSLNTTLDLMELIPSGVTLISESGIDGPESTVPLIQAGVHGILVGEHLMRKDDVEAAVYDLMGPK
- the trpD gene encoding anthranilate phosphoribosyltransferase, which translates into the protein MTREEGMKNGLAKILEGSHLEQAEARDLMYSIMRGEATPAQIGGLLMALRMKGETVDEITGFAEAMRGQGGRILTDGSGLLDTCGTGGSGIHKFNISTASAIIASAVSVRVAKHGNRSASGKAGSADVLEALGVNIHLNGEQARQCLDDIGICFCFAQVYHPSMRHAAGPRKELGVRTIFNMLGPLTNPAGADRQLLGLYDRSRTPMIAEVLNRLGLKRALVVASHDGLDEISISAPTQVSELRNGEVHTYDIDPRDMGLSLHPLEAVLGGDAAQNAEIIKRIFQGEQSAYRDVVLLNAGACIYVSGLADSIAEGVTLAAEAVDSGKAAGKLEQLIHTTEAYSHVS
- the trpE gene encoding anthranilate synthase component I — encoded protein: MITPNVNQVLKMSNEYNLIPVVKRILADMETPIRIFRRYADNDRAFLLESVEGGIQWARYSFIGTDPFLMISAKKGRIVVEEAGETRELPGKPIEELKALLRKYRSPKDDELPPFTGGAIGFFGYDLLSYYEKLPAHALDDLNMDDIRFMFCDQIIVFDHVKQQMLLVGNVHVKDGATDDEIRQAYAVTSEKLEQTAERLQQQGPGENLNPRSIPGDVELGDIRSNLTKEQFIGNVEQAKDYIRAGDIFQVVLSQRFHIDTEVSPLHVYRVLRTLNPSPYMYYLKMDDEIIVGTSPEALVKVDGNRVETRPIAGTRPRGATEAEDRALAADLLQDEKERAEHLMLVDLGRNDLGRVSSFGSVKCDMFMEIERYSHVMHMVSNVTGELRDDKDFFDAFLSCLPAGTVSGAPKLRAMEIIAELEKEARGAYAGAIGYLGFSGNMDSCITIRTIIFKKGKAYVQAGAGIVWDSVPENEYEETVNKAKALLKAIRTAEAMFPAKEKDSTLRLANADYFVTPAAAKN
- the aroH gene encoding chorismate mutase; amino-acid sequence: MVTRGIRGATTVTQNNEEQILKETAVLLQEIVDRNEIQPEDICSVWITLTGDLDAAFPAKAIRQLDGWELVPLMCALEVPVKGALAQCIRFMVHVNTNKAQNEINHVYLNGAQALRPDLATPSGS
- the aroB gene encoding 3-dehydroquinate synthase → MRQLTVQLEERSYPILIGSGLLAQAPQYFEQYGLTKKSPLLIITDENVAPKYLSGLEQTLRTAGYTVVSAVVPSGETSKSLSVYQDMMTVAIEGKLDRSSAILALGGGVVGDLAGFVAATYMRGIKFVQVPTTILAHDSSVGGKVAVNHPLAKNMIGAFHQPELVLYDVDTLQSLPPRDVSAGLSEMLKHGLIRDAAFAHWCEEHAEELLALNPEALGYGLERGCGIKAEIVSRDERENGERALLNLGHTIGHAIEAIAGYGEFLHGEAISIGMAGSALLGEKLGAPAGLYEDTVRMLRSLRLPTTMPAHLDTDALMEAMMHDKKFREGHMVFIIPDRIGAARIVKDVPVSAVRDVIEMLRKGE